A region from the Vicinamibacterales bacterium genome encodes:
- the galE gene encoding UDP-glucose 4-epimerase GalE — MSVLVTGGAGYIGSHTVKALRAAGSDVVIYDDLSAGHRRAAKAAGAPLEQGRIGDTARLREVMQAHGVEAVMHFAAWLSVSDSVRDPAGYYENNVGGAISVLRAAAECGVAHFIFSSTAATFGDPIRTPIDESHPQQPINAYGESKLAIERALPHFERAYGIRSVVLRYFNAAGADPDGALGEDHDPEFHVIPRAIDAALGRADFAIYGVDYDTPDGTCLRDYVHVTDLAAAHLLALDSLRAGARSTAYNLGNGKPVSVREVVNSVERVTGRRLPDKTGPRRPGDPAVLFASSGKIRQELGWAPRYEAIDVIVETAYRWRDKHPNGYGDRGSGVGDRAPGNGERGAASGERPAGTTRR, encoded by the coding sequence GTGAGCGTCCTCGTCACCGGGGGCGCGGGGTACATCGGCAGCCACACGGTGAAGGCGCTCCGCGCCGCCGGGTCCGATGTGGTGATTTACGACGACCTCAGCGCCGGCCACCGGCGTGCGGCAAAGGCGGCGGGCGCGCCGCTCGAGCAGGGCCGGATCGGCGACACCGCGCGGCTGCGCGAGGTGATGCAGGCGCACGGCGTCGAGGCGGTCATGCACTTCGCCGCCTGGCTCTCGGTGTCCGACTCGGTGCGCGACCCGGCCGGCTACTACGAGAACAACGTCGGCGGCGCCATCTCGGTCCTGCGCGCGGCCGCGGAGTGCGGCGTGGCGCACTTCATCTTCTCGTCCACCGCGGCGACCTTCGGCGATCCGATCCGGACCCCGATTGACGAATCGCATCCGCAGCAGCCGATCAACGCCTACGGCGAGAGCAAGCTCGCCATCGAGCGCGCGCTGCCGCACTTCGAGCGCGCCTACGGCATCCGCTCGGTGGTCCTGCGCTATTTCAACGCCGCCGGCGCGGATCCCGACGGGGCGCTCGGCGAGGACCACGACCCCGAGTTCCACGTGATCCCCCGCGCCATCGACGCGGCGCTGGGGCGGGCGGACTTCGCGATCTACGGCGTGGATTACGACACGCCCGACGGGACCTGCCTGCGGGACTACGTCCACGTGACGGACCTCGCGGCGGCGCATCTGCTGGCGCTCGATTCTCTTCGCGCCGGCGCGCGGTCGACGGCGTACAATCTCGGCAACGGTAAACCGGTGTCTGTCCGCGAAGTCGTGAACAGCGTCGAGCGCGTGACCGGGCGCAGGCTGCCCGACAAGACCGGGCCGCGCCGCCCCGGCGACCCCGCCGTGCTGTTCGCGTCGAGCGGGAAGATTCGCCAGGAACTGGGGTGGGCGCCCCGCTACGAAGCCATTGACGTCATCGTCGAAACCGCCTACCGGTGGCGCGACAAGCACCCGAACGGATACGGTGATCGGGGATCGGGCGTCGGCGACCGGGCACCGGGGAACGGGGAGCGGGGAGCGGCCAGCGGAGAGCGGCCAGCGGGGACCACGCGCCGTTGA
- a CDS encoding UDP-glucose/GDP-mannose dehydrogenase family protein, which translates to MKIAVIGTGYVGLVAGACLAENGNDVVCVDKDSAKVRALQRGRIPIYEPGLEELVRRNRAEKRLLFTTDLGKGVRSSQIVFIAVGTPTGEDGSADLRHVLEVARQIGKAMNGYKVIVDKSTVPVGTSEKVRETIRKETSHPFSVVSNPEFLKQGAAIEDFMKPDRVVIGAEDQRAAEIMKELYAPFTRTGAPIMMMDCASAELCKYAANAMLATRISFMNEVANVCEVVGADVDQVRRAVASDRRIGPAFLFPGVGYGGSCFPKDVKAMMKFASSKNYQFEILQAVENVNERQKVRLLGKMKQHFGSLRGKRIAVWGLAFKPKTDDMREAPSVPLIKSLLEAGASVAAYDPEAAKVARTIFGSAVDVKDKSYEALAGADALAIVTEWHEFREPDWTRIKKLLKTPVIFDGRNIYNPEHLRGLGFAYYSMGRR; encoded by the coding sequence ATGAAAATCGCGGTGATCGGCACGGGCTACGTGGGGCTGGTGGCGGGCGCCTGCCTCGCCGAAAACGGGAACGACGTGGTGTGCGTCGACAAGGATTCGGCGAAGGTGCGCGCGCTCCAGCGCGGCCGCATCCCGATCTACGAGCCCGGCCTCGAGGAGCTGGTCCGCCGCAACCGCGCCGAGAAGCGCCTGCTGTTCACCACCGACCTGGGCAAAGGGGTGCGCAGCTCGCAGATTGTCTTCATTGCCGTCGGCACGCCCACCGGCGAAGACGGCTCGGCCGATCTCCGCCACGTCCTCGAAGTGGCGCGGCAGATCGGCAAGGCGATGAACGGCTACAAGGTCATCGTCGACAAGAGCACCGTGCCGGTCGGCACCAGCGAGAAGGTGCGCGAGACGATTCGCAAGGAAACCTCGCATCCCTTCAGCGTCGTCAGCAACCCCGAGTTCCTGAAGCAGGGGGCGGCGATCGAGGACTTCATGAAGCCTGACCGCGTGGTCATCGGCGCCGAGGATCAGCGCGCGGCAGAGATCATGAAGGAGCTGTACGCGCCGTTCACCCGCACCGGGGCGCCGATCATGATGATGGACTGCGCCAGCGCCGAGCTGTGCAAGTACGCGGCGAACGCCATGCTGGCGACCCGCATCTCGTTCATGAACGAGGTCGCGAACGTCTGCGAGGTGGTCGGCGCGGACGTGGATCAGGTGCGGCGCGCGGTGGCCTCGGATCGCCGGATCGGTCCGGCGTTCCTGTTCCCGGGCGTCGGCTACGGCGGCAGCTGCTTCCCCAAGGACGTCAAGGCGATGATGAAGTTCGCCTCGTCCAAGAATTACCAGTTCGAGATCCTGCAGGCGGTCGAGAACGTGAACGAGCGGCAGAAGGTCCGGCTGCTCGGCAAGATGAAGCAGCACTTCGGCTCGCTCAGGGGGAAGCGGATCGCGGTGTGGGGCCTCGCGTTCAAGCCGAAGACCGACGACATGCGCGAGGCGCCGTCAGTGCCGCTGATCAAATCGCTGCTCGAGGCCGGCGCGTCCGTCGCGGCGTACGATCCGGAAGCGGCCAAGGTGGCGCGGACGATCTTCGGCAGCGCGGTCGACGTGAAGGACAAGAGCTACGAGGCGCTGGCGGGGGCCGACGCGCTCGCCATCGTCACCGAGTGGCACGAGTTCCGGGAGCCGGACTGGACGCGCATCAAGAAGCTGCTGAAGACGCCGGTGATCTTCGACGGCCGCAACATCTACAACCCCGAGCACCTGCGCGGGCTGGGCTTCGCCTACTACTCGATGGGGCGGCGGTGA
- a CDS encoding glycosyltransferase family 1 protein, with protein sequence MRILLDYRPALRERTGVGEYAHELAAALARRLQPPDALTLFSSSWKDRLAPARVAGAAQVDVRVPVGVLNAAWHRLGWPPVELFAGAIDIAHSMHPLLMPARRARQVITVHDLDFLDHPERTRGEIRRDYAALAPAHAARADLVVTVSQFTAGEVQRRLGVPREKIAVCSPGAPAWAARPDRRPAGPILFMGTLEPRKNVGVLLAAYAGLLRGRTNDAEARRPVPELWLAGGATPAAADWLRAIEQPPLAGHVKQLGYVESQRRYDLYTQASMLVLPSHLEGFGIPALEAMTAGVPVIVSNRGALPEVTGGAAQVIEPDDVEGLARAMERYLDDAEGAATSAARNGVLRARQYSWDASAAGLLARYRELA encoded by the coding sequence TTGCGGATCCTGCTCGACTATCGGCCCGCGCTCCGCGAGCGGACCGGCGTGGGAGAGTACGCGCACGAGCTCGCCGCCGCGCTCGCCCGCCGCTTGCAGCCGCCCGACGCGCTCACGCTGTTCTCGAGCTCGTGGAAAGACCGGCTGGCCCCCGCCCGGGTCGCCGGGGCCGCACAGGTTGACGTCCGCGTGCCGGTCGGCGTGCTCAACGCCGCGTGGCACAGGCTCGGTTGGCCGCCGGTCGAACTCTTTGCCGGGGCGATCGACATCGCGCACTCCATGCATCCCCTGCTCATGCCAGCCCGCCGTGCCCGCCAGGTAATCACGGTGCACGATCTCGACTTTCTCGATCACCCGGAGCGCACCCGAGGCGAGATCCGCCGCGATTACGCGGCGCTCGCCCCCGCCCACGCCGCGCGCGCCGATCTCGTCGTCACCGTCTCGCAGTTCACCGCGGGGGAAGTGCAGCGGCGTCTCGGCGTGCCGCGCGAGAAGATCGCCGTCTGCTCGCCGGGCGCACCGGCCTGGGCGGCGCGGCCGGATCGGCGGCCCGCCGGCCCGATTCTCTTCATGGGCACGCTCGAGCCGCGAAAGAATGTCGGCGTGCTGCTCGCCGCCTACGCCGGCCTGCTGCGGGGCCGCACGAACGATGCCGAAGCCCGCCGGCCCGTCCCCGAGTTGTGGCTGGCGGGAGGCGCGACGCCGGCGGCAGCCGACTGGCTGCGCGCCATCGAGCAACCGCCGTTAGCCGGGCACGTCAAACAGCTCGGGTACGTCGAGAGTCAGCGGCGCTACGACCTGTACACGCAGGCGTCCATGCTGGTGCTGCCGTCGCATCTCGAGGGCTTCGGCATCCCGGCGCTCGAGGCGATGACCGCCGGCGTCCCCGTCATCGTCAGCAATCGTGGGGCGCTGCCGGAGGTCACCGGCGGCGCGGCGCAGGTGATCGAGCCCGACGACGTCGAGGGCCTGGCGAGGGCGATGGAACGGTACCTGGATGACGCGGAGGGGGCGGCGACGAGCGCGGCGCGGAATGGAGTCCTCCGCGCGCGACAGTATTCCTGGGACGCGAGCGCCGCCGGGCTGCTCGCCCGCTATCGCGAGCTCGCATGA
- a CDS encoding glycosyltransferase family 1 protein, producing the protein MSDTPLTIGIDARELLGEPTGVGRYLGELLRRWIVRPDAASRHFVLYTPEPLPFVAAAPAGSNLREVVAGSGRGTWWEQTHLRRAVRSAPPDVFFAGAYTAPLALGVPLAVTIHDVSFAAHPEWFRPREGARRRLLTRQAARAAEIVFTDSLFSRGEILERLGVPAERVKVIPPGVTLRSPTDAPREPLVLFAGTILNRRRLPATITAFAAATATRPEAQLVIAGADRSYPALDLAALAAAAGVGKRVEIRDYVPEPELDALYARASVFVFLSEYEGFGLTPLEALSAGVPIVVLDTPVAREVYGDAAWYVPRDADVRAATQAIRTLLEDEASRARLLASAPAVLARYSWDTAAAETLAGIEGAARP; encoded by the coding sequence ATGAGCGACACCCCACTGACGATCGGCATCGACGCCCGCGAGCTGCTCGGCGAACCGACCGGAGTCGGCCGATACCTCGGCGAGCTCCTGCGCCGCTGGATCGTGCGCCCGGACGCGGCGTCGCGCCACTTCGTGCTGTACACGCCGGAGCCGCTGCCGTTCGTGGCGGCCGCCCCCGCGGGATCCAACCTTCGAGAGGTCGTGGCCGGATCGGGCCGGGGCACGTGGTGGGAACAGACGCATCTGCGCCGCGCGGTCCGCTCGGCGCCGCCGGACGTGTTCTTCGCCGGCGCCTACACCGCGCCGCTGGCGCTCGGCGTGCCGCTGGCGGTGACCATCCACGACGTGTCGTTCGCGGCGCATCCGGAGTGGTTCCGTCCGCGCGAAGGCGCCCGCCGGCGGCTGCTCACCCGCCAGGCCGCGCGCGCCGCGGAGATCGTCTTCACCGACTCACTCTTCTCGCGCGGCGAGATCCTCGAACGGCTCGGGGTGCCGGCGGAGCGCGTCAAGGTGATTCCGCCCGGCGTGACGCTCCGCTCGCCTACCGACGCGCCGCGCGAGCCGCTGGTCCTGTTCGCCGGGACGATCCTCAACCGCCGCCGGCTGCCGGCGACGATCACCGCGTTCGCGGCGGCGACGGCGACGCGGCCCGAAGCGCAGCTCGTCATCGCCGGGGCGGACCGCAGCTACCCGGCGCTCGACCTCGCGGCGCTCGCCGCGGCTGCCGGTGTCGGCAAGCGGGTGGAGATCCGCGATTACGTCCCGGAGCCCGAGCTCGACGCGCTCTACGCGCGCGCCTCGGTGTTCGTGTTTCTCTCCGAGTACGAAGGGTTCGGCCTGACGCCGCTGGAGGCGCTCTCGGCCGGCGTGCCGATCGTCGTGCTCGACACCCCGGTGGCGCGCGAAGTGTACGGCGACGCCGCCTGGTACGTGCCGCGGGACGCGGACGTCCGCGCCGCCACGCAGGCGATCCGCACGCTGCTCGAGGACGAAGCCAGCCGCGCGCGGCTGCTCGCGTCGGCTCCGGCGGTGCTCGCGCGATACTCGTGGGACACCGCCGCCGCCGAGACGCTCGCCGGGATCGAAGGAGCGGCGAGGCCGTGA
- a CDS encoding glycosyltransferase family 2 protein yields MLSIVIVSFNARADLVNCLLSLKTHPPAMPHEIIVVDNASTDDSVAAAQKVPGVHVIEMGRNAGFAAANNAGIAVSRGDLLLLLNSDTLVPAGALDALTARLGAMPAAAIAGPRLIDAEGRPELSFGRMISPLNELWQQRRSEAWIARETGREQFVDWVSGACLLVRRQDAVRAGLLDERFFLYTEDVDFCHAVRFLGRKVLFTPVATITHLRGRSRSTRPEASQRAYRQSHVAFYEKHHPLWAPLLKLYLRLRGEPLPGRERHADSGKRPAGG; encoded by the coding sequence ATGCTGTCGATCGTAATCGTGAGCTTCAACGCGCGCGCCGACCTGGTGAACTGTCTGCTGTCGCTGAAGACGCATCCGCCCGCCATGCCGCACGAGATCATCGTGGTCGACAACGCCTCGACCGACGACAGTGTGGCGGCGGCGCAGAAGGTTCCGGGCGTTCATGTCATCGAAATGGGACGCAACGCCGGATTCGCGGCGGCCAACAACGCCGGCATCGCGGTCAGCCGCGGCGACCTGCTGCTGTTGTTGAACAGCGACACCCTGGTGCCGGCCGGCGCGCTCGACGCGCTGACGGCGAGGCTGGGGGCGATGCCGGCCGCGGCCATCGCCGGCCCGCGCCTGATCGACGCCGAGGGGCGCCCGGAGCTGTCGTTCGGCCGGATGATCTCGCCGCTCAACGAGCTGTGGCAGCAGCGGCGGAGCGAGGCCTGGATCGCGCGGGAAACCGGGCGCGAGCAGTTCGTCGACTGGGTTTCCGGCGCGTGCCTGCTGGTCCGGCGCCAGGATGCGGTGCGCGCCGGGCTCCTCGACGAGCGGTTCTTCCTCTATACCGAGGACGTCGACTTCTGTCATGCGGTCAGATTCCTCGGCCGCAAGGTATTGTTTACACCTGTGGCGACCATCACCCACCTGCGCGGCCGTTCGCGATCGACCCGCCCCGAGGCGAGCCAGCGCGCCTACCGCCAGAGCCACGTCGCCTTCTATGAGAAACATCATCCGCTTTGGGCACCGCTGCTGAAGCTGTACCTCCGCCTCCGCGGCGAACCTCTCCCCGGCCGGGAGCGGCACGCGGACAGCGGCAAGCGCCCGGCGGGCGGCTGA
- a CDS encoding glycosyltransferase family 1 protein, with translation MRIAIDARKLRDYGIGTYVRNLLRQLGRQPDAHEYVVLCREADCEIVEESGPRFRAVVETAGAYSVAEQFAIPLDLRREAVDLFHAPHYVLPPLAPCRSVVTIHDCIHLRFPQYLPSRLGYAYARGQMWAATHKAARVITVSEASKRDILRYFRVPESRIDVIYNAIDERFWLEPDVEEVRRVRDRYRLTDPFVLYAGNIKPHKNLERLIEAFHLMRQGDPNLKDVQLLIIGDEISKYATLRRAVHSHKLHKHVRFFGFVSDQTLAALYRLADVFVFPSLYEGFGLPPLEAMASGTPVITSNVSSLPEVVGDAALMIDPYDPAAIADAMARVLTDTDLRVDLQGRGFARARDFSWERSIRRVREIYEEVMQ, from the coding sequence ATGCGCATCGCCATCGACGCCCGCAAGCTTCGTGATTACGGCATCGGCACCTACGTGCGCAACCTGCTGCGTCAGCTCGGACGCCAGCCGGACGCGCACGAGTACGTCGTGCTCTGCCGCGAGGCGGACTGCGAGATCGTCGAAGAATCGGGACCGCGCTTCCGCGCCGTGGTCGAAACCGCCGGCGCCTACTCGGTGGCCGAGCAGTTCGCGATCCCGCTGGACCTTCGCCGCGAGGCGGTGGACCTGTTCCACGCGCCCCATTACGTGCTGCCGCCGCTGGCGCCGTGCCGTTCGGTGGTCACGATTCACGACTGCATTCACCTGCGCTTTCCGCAGTACCTGCCGAGCCGGCTCGGCTATGCCTACGCGCGCGGGCAGATGTGGGCGGCGACGCACAAGGCGGCCCGCGTGATCACCGTGTCGGAGGCGTCGAAGCGCGACATCCTGCGGTACTTCCGCGTGCCGGAATCGCGGATCGACGTGATCTACAACGCCATCGACGAACGGTTCTGGCTCGAGCCGGACGTCGAGGAGGTCAGGCGCGTCCGCGACCGCTATCGCCTGACCGATCCGTTCGTGCTGTACGCGGGCAACATCAAGCCGCACAAGAACCTGGAGCGACTGATCGAGGCGTTCCACCTGATGCGGCAGGGCGATCCGAACCTGAAGGACGTCCAGCTGCTGATCATCGGCGACGAGATCTCGAAGTACGCGACGCTGCGCCGGGCGGTGCACAGCCACAAGCTCCACAAGCACGTGCGCTTCTTCGGTTTCGTGTCGGACCAGACGCTGGCGGCGCTTTACCGTCTCGCCGACGTGTTCGTCTTCCCTTCCCTGTACGAAGGGTTCGGGCTGCCGCCGCTGGAAGCGATGGCCAGCGGCACACCGGTCATCACCTCCAACGTTTCCTCGCTGCCCGAGGTCGTCGGCGACGCCGCGCTGATGATCGACCCCTACGATCCGGCCGCGATCGCCGACGCGATGGCGCGAGTCCTGACCGACACCGATCTGCGCGTGGACCTGCAGGGGCGCGGCTTCGCCAGGGCGCGCGACTTCTCCTGGGAGCGCTCGATCCGCCGGGTGCGGGAGATCTACGAAGAGGTCATGCAGTGA
- a CDS encoding glycosyltransferase has translation MRGGEKVLEAIAELYPAAAIHSLLHVHGSVSPLLERRSKRRSFVQWLPGAARHYRNYLPLFPTAIEQFDFDDCDLVISTSHCAAKSVVVPGRARHICYCHSPMRYAWDQFDSYFGPGQVGETRSKLLRPVLARLARWDRDTAGRVDRYVANSHYVAGRIGRYYNRRSSVVHPPIDTGFYTPDPARDPEPFFLAVSALVPYKRLDIAIRAAARIGGALTIVGRGPEESRLRALASSTGAAVTFSGWLPDVEVRELYRRSRAVLMPGIEDFGMVPVEAQACGRPVVALAEGGALDSVVDGVTGILVREPSVEAFAGAMNDAGGRQFDPVVIRRHAESFGKERFQTRFAELVDSVCGGGPAAQDAASQAQRPGSPAAQDAASQVQRPGSPAAQDAARYAQRGRSPAARDAARYAQRRGSPAARENKQ, from the coding sequence ATGCGGGGCGGCGAGAAGGTTCTCGAGGCGATCGCCGAGCTGTATCCCGCCGCCGCCATCCACTCGCTGCTCCACGTCCACGGATCCGTCTCGCCGCTGCTCGAGCGTCGGTCGAAGCGCCGCTCGTTCGTGCAGTGGCTGCCGGGGGCGGCGCGACATTACCGCAATTACCTGCCGCTCTTCCCCACCGCGATCGAGCAGTTCGATTTCGACGATTGCGATTTGGTGATCAGCACGAGCCACTGCGCGGCGAAGTCGGTTGTCGTGCCGGGCCGCGCCCGACACATCTGTTATTGCCACTCGCCGATGCGCTACGCGTGGGATCAGTTCGATTCGTACTTCGGACCCGGCCAGGTCGGAGAGACGCGGTCGAAACTGTTGAGACCGGTGCTGGCGCGGCTGGCCCGGTGGGACCGCGACACGGCGGGCCGCGTGGACCGCTATGTGGCGAATTCTCATTATGTTGCGGGGAGAATCGGCCGATACTATAATCGCAGGTCGTCCGTTGTGCATCCGCCCATAGATACCGGCTTCTACACCCCCGACCCGGCGCGGGATCCCGAGCCGTTCTTCCTGGCCGTCTCGGCACTGGTTCCCTATAAACGGCTGGACATCGCGATTCGGGCAGCCGCCCGCATCGGAGGCGCTCTGACCATCGTCGGCCGCGGACCCGAGGAGTCCCGCCTGCGGGCCCTGGCCTCGTCGACCGGGGCGGCGGTGACCTTTTCAGGCTGGCTGCCGGATGTCGAGGTCCGGGAGCTGTACCGCCGCTCACGCGCGGTGTTGATGCCCGGCATCGAAGACTTCGGAATGGTCCCCGTAGAAGCGCAGGCGTGCGGACGCCCCGTCGTCGCCCTCGCCGAGGGAGGCGCGCTCGACAGCGTGGTGGACGGCGTCACCGGCATTCTGGTTCGGGAACCCAGCGTCGAGGCGTTCGCCGGCGCGATGAACGACGCCGGCGGGCGCCAGTTCGATCCGGTGGTCATTCGCCGGCACGCGGAGTCGTTCGGGAAGGAACGGTTCCAGACCCGGTTTGCCGAACTCGTCGACAGCGTGTGCGGCGGCGGTCCTGCCGCGCAGGACGCCGCAAGTCAGGCGCAGCGCCCCGGCAGTCCTGCTGCGCAGGACGCCGCAAGTCAGGTGCAGCGCCCCGGCAGCCCTGCCGCGCAGGACGCCGCAAGGTATGCGCAACGCGGCCGCAGTCCTGCCGCGCGGGACGCCGCAAGGTATGCGCAACGCCGCGGCAGTCCTGCCGCTCGCGAGAACAAACAATGA
- a CDS encoding undecaprenyl-phosphate glucose phosphotransferase produces the protein MRRYNRLLVAFFIIGDLLLGVIAFLTAYLLRFELLDGLLPVVKGVPPFTQYLRIAPFIGVLVPIAFQVQGLYRLRRGRSRVDDFFGVFVGTILAVVLGLGGTLYYQTYYTAEPAKDVGLYEVSQFVWLLFLTLNVGFAYSSRELVREALERRWRAGIGLKRVLIAGAGDLGRVVADKVLEHRELGFKIVGFIDDRPGDNIGYRGIPLIGTLSEADDIIRREAVDHVYVALPLDEHVKMLSLVEATNREGVDIHVVPDLLQFIALRARLENLDGVPIISLNDVPLRGFNSVLKRAIDIAISATALLFLAIPFAIIAALIKRASPGPVFYTQERMGLDGKAFTVYKFRSMHVGAEDDTGPVWARDDDPRATKIGRLLRRTDVDELPQLWNVLRGDMSIVGPRPERPYFVEQFKHRIPQYMLRHKVKAGITGWAQVNGWRGNTSLEKRIEYDLYYIENWSVALDLKIMWLTLVRGLQRPAF, from the coding sequence ATGCGAAGGTATAACCGGCTGCTGGTCGCCTTCTTCATCATCGGCGACCTGCTGCTCGGTGTGATCGCGTTCCTCACCGCCTACCTGCTGCGATTCGAGCTGCTCGACGGGCTCCTGCCGGTGGTCAAAGGGGTGCCGCCGTTCACGCAGTATCTCCGCATCGCGCCGTTCATCGGCGTGCTGGTGCCGATCGCCTTCCAGGTGCAGGGGCTGTATCGCCTGCGGCGCGGCCGATCGCGGGTGGACGATTTCTTCGGCGTCTTCGTCGGCACCATCCTCGCCGTCGTCCTCGGCCTCGGCGGCACGTTGTACTACCAGACGTATTACACGGCCGAGCCGGCGAAGGACGTCGGCCTCTACGAGGTCTCCCAGTTCGTCTGGCTGCTGTTCCTGACGCTGAACGTCGGGTTCGCGTACTCGTCGCGCGAGCTGGTGCGGGAAGCGCTGGAGCGCCGCTGGCGCGCCGGCATCGGGCTGAAGCGCGTGCTCATCGCCGGGGCCGGCGATCTCGGACGCGTGGTCGCGGACAAGGTCCTCGAGCACCGCGAGCTGGGCTTCAAGATCGTCGGCTTCATCGACGATCGTCCGGGGGACAACATCGGCTACCGCGGCATCCCGCTCATCGGCACCCTGTCGGAAGCGGACGACATCATCCGCCGCGAAGCGGTCGACCACGTCTACGTCGCGCTGCCGCTCGACGAGCACGTCAAGATGCTCTCCCTCGTCGAGGCGACCAACCGCGAAGGGGTCGACATCCACGTGGTCCCTGACCTGCTGCAATTCATCGCCCTGCGCGCGCGGCTGGAGAATCTCGACGGCGTCCCGATCATCAGCCTGAACGACGTGCCGCTGCGCGGCTTCAACAGCGTGCTGAAGCGCGCCATCGACATCGCCATTTCCGCGACCGCCCTGCTCTTCCTCGCGATTCCATTCGCGATCATCGCGGCGCTGATCAAGCGAGCCTCCCCCGGCCCGGTCTTCTACACCCAGGAGCGGATGGGGCTGGACGGCAAGGCCTTCACCGTTTACAAGTTCCGCTCGATGCACGTCGGCGCGGAGGATGACACCGGTCCGGTGTGGGCCCGCGACGACGATCCGCGCGCGACGAAGATCGGGCGGCTGCTCCGCCGCACCGACGTCGACGAACTGCCGCAGCTGTGGAACGTCCTGCGCGGCGACATGTCGATCGTCGGCCCGCGCCCGGAGCGCCCCTACTTCGTCGAGCAGTTCAAGCACCGCATCCCGCAGTACATGCTGCGCCACAAGGTCAAGGCCGGCATCACCGGCTGGGCGCAGGTCAACGGCTGGCGCGGCAACACGTCGCTCGAGAAGCGCATCGAATACGACCTGTATTACATCGAGAACTGGTCGGTGGCGCTCGACCTCAAGATCATGTGGCTCACGCTGGTGCGCGGGCTCCAGCGGCCGGCGTTCTGA
- a CDS encoding UDP-glucuronic acid decarboxylase family protein — protein sequence MPRAVITGAAGFIGSHLSEALLDRGWSVVGIDNLLTGSVDNIAHLAGRDFMFVKHDVTNYIYVDGPVDLVLHWASPASPIDYLELPIPTLKVGALGTHKALGLAKAKHARFVIASTSEVYGDPLEHPQKETYWGNVNPVGPRGVYDEAKRFAEAMTMAYHRYHGLDTKIVRIFNTYGPRMRLNDGRAVPAFMSQALRGEDVTIFGSGKQTRSFCYVSDLVDGILRLAQSNLNDPVNIGNPHEMTIEEIARTIIRMTGSSSKLVYRPLPEDDPKVRQPDITRARTLLGWEPKVGLEEGLARTLEYFRGKV from the coding sequence ATGCCTAGAGCCGTAATCACCGGGGCCGCCGGGTTCATCGGTTCCCACCTGTCCGAAGCGCTGCTCGACCGCGGATGGTCTGTCGTCGGCATCGACAACCTGCTCACCGGCAGCGTCGACAACATCGCGCATCTCGCCGGGCGGGACTTCATGTTCGTGAAGCACGACGTCACGAACTACATCTATGTCGACGGTCCCGTCGATCTGGTGCTGCACTGGGCGAGCCCGGCGAGTCCGATCGACTATCTCGAGCTGCCGATCCCGACGCTGAAGGTCGGCGCGCTCGGAACCCACAAGGCACTCGGCCTGGCCAAGGCCAAGCACGCGCGGTTCGTCATCGCCTCGACCTCCGAGGTCTACGGCGACCCGCTCGAGCATCCGCAGAAAGAAACCTACTGGGGGAACGTCAACCCGGTGGGCCCGCGCGGCGTCTACGACGAGGCCAAGCGCTTCGCCGAGGCGATGACCATGGCGTACCACCGGTATCACGGCCTGGACACGAAGATCGTGCGGATCTTCAACACCTACGGACCGCGGATGCGCCTGAACGACGGCCGCGCCGTGCCGGCGTTCATGAGCCAGGCGCTGCGCGGCGAAGACGTGACGATCTTCGGCTCCGGCAAGCAGACCCGGAGCTTCTGCTACGTCAGCGATCTGGTGGATGGCATCCTGCGGCTCGCCCAGTCGAACCTGAACGACCCCGTCAACATCGGCAACCCGCACGAGATGACGATCGAAGAGATCGCCCGGACGATCATCCGCATGACGGGGTCGAGCAGCAAACTGGTCTACCGTCCGCTGCCGGAGGACGATCCGAAAGTGCGGCAGCCGGACATCACCCGGGCCCGCACGCTGCTCGGCTGGGAGCCGAAGGTCGGGCTCGAAGAAGGGCTCGCCAGGACCTTGGAGTACTTCCGGGGAAAAGTGTAA